Proteins encoded together in one Aminipila butyrica window:
- a CDS encoding BlaI/MecI/CopY family transcriptional regulator: MSDYKLFESEYKFMEVVWQHAPVNSTKLVALCAQILGWKKSTTYTVLRKLGERGLLKNENATVTYLVAKEEIQIQESKELLEKSFGGSLPMFLATFLKKEPLSEQEAMELKRVIDASRTQRGE; the protein is encoded by the coding sequence ATGTCCGATTATAAGTTATTTGAATCTGAATACAAATTTATGGAGGTGGTTTGGCAGCATGCACCGGTGAACTCTACAAAATTAGTAGCCCTGTGTGCACAGATCTTGGGATGGAAAAAGTCAACCACCTATACGGTTTTAAGGAAATTAGGTGAAAGGGGGCTGCTAAAGAACGAAAATGCTACCGTGACGTACCTGGTGGCAAAAGAGGAAATTCAAATACAAGAGAGTAAAGAGCTATTAGAAAAATCCTTTGGGGGTTCGCTGCCCATGTTCCTGGCTACCTTTTTAAAAAAAGAGCCACTGTCAGAGCAGGAAGCTATGGAACTAAAGAGAGTTATTGATGCCAGCAGAACGCAAAGGGGGGAGTAA
- a CDS encoding CarD family transcriptional regulator has protein sequence MYKVGDLIIYGSQGVCRVEAIGLPEIGGIDPSKLYYTLSPVYSDGKIFIPVDTSIYMRPIVSKSEAKQIIQEIPHIQAEVIENQNYKAMEEHYKKLLSSHKCTDLIYIMKSVYVKRKAVRLQGKNLGQTDEKFKKIAEELLNSELAVALDIPRSEVNQYIEDSVNRMETGYDMQ, from the coding sequence ATGTATAAAGTTGGAGACCTTATTATTTATGGAAGTCAGGGGGTCTGCCGGGTGGAAGCGATCGGTCTCCCGGAAATAGGGGGTATCGACCCATCAAAATTATATTATACCTTATCTCCTGTATACAGCGATGGAAAGATTTTTATTCCCGTGGATACCAGCATTTACATGCGGCCCATCGTTTCTAAGTCTGAAGCCAAGCAAATCATCCAGGAAATTCCACATATTCAGGCTGAGGTCATTGAAAACCAAAACTATAAGGCGATGGAGGAGCATTATAAGAAGCTGCTGTCTTCCCACAAATGCACCGATCTCATCTACATTATGAAATCGGTTTATGTGAAGAGAAAGGCTGTACGGCTCCAGGGCAAGAACCTAGGACAGACCGACGAGAAGTTCAAGAAAATCGCCGAGGAACTGTTAAACAGCGAATTGGCTGTAGCCTTGGATATACCTAGAAGCGAGGTTAACCAATATATTGAAGATTCCGTAAATCGGATGGAAACCGGTTACGATATGCAGTAA
- the ruvX gene encoding Holliday junction resolvase RuvX — translation MRKIALDVGDKTIGVAVSDELLLSANGITTIQRVGIRKDTGKVLDYIREYNCDTVVIGLPKKLDGTDSIQTEKVYEFKTMLANKLKSSGMADIQLVFQDERLTTVMAERVLIEADVSRKKRKDVIDKQAAILILQGYLDRLAFERRQNQE, via the coding sequence ATGAGGAAGATTGCCTTAGACGTAGGGGATAAGACCATCGGCGTAGCGGTCAGCGATGAGCTTCTATTGAGCGCCAACGGGATTACGACCATCCAACGGGTGGGAATCCGCAAGGACACCGGAAAGGTCCTGGATTATATCCGGGAATATAACTGTGATACCGTGGTTATCGGCTTACCGAAGAAGCTAGATGGCACAGACAGCATTCAGACAGAGAAAGTCTATGAATTTAAGACGATGCTGGCCAACAAGTTAAAAAGTTCTGGCATGGCAGATATTCAATTGGTCTTTCAAGATGAACGCCTGACTACAGTCATGGCGGAGCGGGTACTGATTGAAGCGGATGTAAGCCGCAAGAAGAGAAAAGATGTCATTGATAAGCAGGCAGCCATCTTGATTTTACAAGGCTATCTGGATAGACTGGCCTTTGAGAGAAGGCAGAATCAAGAGTAA
- a CDS encoding IreB family regulatory phosphoprotein produces the protein MDRNTIMFNSSEKSDQKTTEDILKTVYDALDEKGYNAIDQMVGYILSGDPSYITGHNNARNIIRHIERDDLVEELLRAFLKK, from the coding sequence TTGGATAGAAACACAATCATGTTTAACAGCTCGGAAAAAAGCGACCAAAAAACTACGGAGGATATTTTAAAAACCGTTTATGATGCGCTGGATGAAAAAGGTTATAATGCAATCGATCAGATGGTGGGTTATATCCTTTCAGGGGATCCTTCCTACATAACTGGCCACAATAACGCTAGAAATATCATTAGACACATCGAACGGGATGATCTGGTAGAGGAATTGCTGCGAGCATTTCTGAAAAAGTAA
- the alaS gene encoding alanine--tRNA ligase, with amino-acid sequence MEKLGLNEIREAFQNFYVGKEHYKRKSFSLVPEKDKSLLLINSGMAPLKPYFAGLETPPSKRMTTCQKCIRTGDIDNVGLTARHGTFFEMLGSFSFGDYFKKESLIWGWEFITQVLHMPEDKLWATVYQDDDDAFDIWKNVIGLPEERIVRLGKEDNFWEIGTGPCGPCSEIYFDRGESYSCDNEDCKPGCDCDRYVEFWNHVFTQFSRDEEGNYSDLAHPNIDTGMGLERLACIMQGVDSIFDIDTIKYILDGVVEKSGIEYGHGKQKTDVSIRIITDHIRSVTFMIADGISPSNEGRGYVLRRLLRRAARHGKLLNIQGPFLVQLSERVIQMSGKAYPELEEKRDYIHKLITIEEEKFSSTIDQGTNIIAEYVEQLKKEGSSELSGEKVFKLYDTYGFPLELTQEILAENQCTADIDGFNANMLHQKETARAARKSVDDDGWSEENLEFGSGSKTEFTGYKTTVDTGVVKGIFCNKNSVEKAAMGDDVRIILDKTPFYAESGGQIYDHGLILHDNFTAEVLEVTKLQGNFAHKLRIVKGQLSVGDTVKLLVDVPVRNHISRNHTATHLLHQALKEVVGSHIQQAGSSVNAEGLRFDFNHYEGVSKEQLTAVERIVNDKIMHFLPVTVEEMSMEDAAKAGATALFGEKYGDRVRVVSVGDFSKELCGGTHVANSGLIGAFKILSESGVAAGIRRIEATTGLNIAKRLNETEAVIEQAAEVLKTNPSGLLSKVSSLSEEVKGLKKELEEIKKSAISSSLDSILDEAKVIGEVKLLTKAFTDYDINDLRQISDDIKKANKGYILVFAAENGGKATFMVSVTDDLLEKGYHAGNMIKQIAAAAGGGGGGKADMAQAGAKDPSKIADAFQVAEALVSGK; translated from the coding sequence ATGGAAAAACTGGGACTAAATGAAATTCGAGAGGCTTTCCAAAATTTTTACGTGGGCAAAGAGCATTATAAGAGAAAGAGCTTCTCTTTGGTTCCTGAAAAGGACAAGAGTTTGCTTCTTATAAATTCCGGTATGGCACCGCTAAAGCCTTATTTTGCTGGGCTGGAAACACCACCTAGCAAGCGGATGACCACTTGCCAGAAGTGTATCCGCACCGGTGATATTGACAACGTCGGCCTGACAGCTAGACACGGTACCTTCTTCGAGATGCTGGGCAGCTTCTCCTTTGGTGACTATTTTAAAAAAGAATCCCTAATTTGGGGCTGGGAATTTATCACTCAGGTGCTCCACATGCCAGAGGACAAGCTTTGGGCGACGGTTTATCAGGATGACGATGATGCCTTTGACATTTGGAAGAACGTAATCGGTCTGCCAGAAGAACGGATTGTCCGGCTGGGAAAAGAAGATAACTTCTGGGAAATCGGCACTGGTCCTTGCGGTCCTTGTTCGGAAATTTATTTTGACAGAGGAGAATCCTACAGCTGTGACAACGAAGACTGCAAGCCAGGCTGCGATTGTGACCGCTATGTAGAATTCTGGAATCACGTGTTCACACAGTTTTCCCGGGATGAAGAAGGGAACTATTCTGACCTGGCTCATCCAAACATTGACACAGGTATGGGACTGGAACGGCTTGCCTGTATCATGCAAGGGGTGGACTCCATCTTCGACATTGACACGATTAAGTATATCTTAGACGGCGTTGTAGAAAAATCTGGAATCGAATACGGACATGGGAAACAGAAGACCGACGTATCTATCCGCATTATTACGGATCACATCCGTTCGGTTACCTTTATGATTGCCGATGGCATCAGCCCAAGCAATGAAGGTCGAGGTTACGTCCTGAGGCGGCTCCTGAGAAGAGCAGCCCGTCACGGCAAGCTGCTCAATATCCAAGGGCCGTTCCTGGTTCAGCTGTCTGAACGGGTCATCCAGATGTCTGGCAAGGCGTATCCAGAATTGGAAGAAAAGCGGGATTATATTCACAAGCTTATTACTATCGAAGAAGAAAAATTTAGCTCTACCATCGACCAAGGCACCAACATCATTGCCGAATATGTGGAGCAGCTGAAAAAGGAAGGGTCTAGTGAACTTTCCGGAGAAAAGGTCTTTAAACTGTACGATACCTACGGTTTCCCACTGGAATTGACGCAGGAAATCTTGGCTGAAAATCAGTGTACCGCCGATATCGATGGCTTCAATGCCAATATGCTCCATCAGAAAGAGACGGCCCGTGCTGCCAGAAAGTCTGTAGATGACGATGGTTGGTCAGAAGAAAATTTAGAATTTGGTTCTGGCAGCAAGACAGAATTTACCGGTTACAAGACTACGGTTGATACCGGCGTTGTGAAAGGCATCTTCTGCAATAAAAATTCCGTGGAAAAGGCTGCAATGGGAGACGATGTCCGAATTATTTTGGATAAGACTCCATTCTATGCAGAAAGCGGTGGTCAGATTTATGACCATGGGCTTATCCTCCATGACAATTTTACAGCGGAGGTATTGGAAGTGACGAAGCTTCAGGGCAACTTCGCCCACAAGCTGCGGATTGTCAAAGGCCAACTGAGTGTAGGAGACACCGTAAAACTCTTAGTCGATGTACCTGTGCGCAATCACATTTCCAGAAACCATACAGCTACTCATTTGCTTCACCAGGCGCTGAAGGAAGTTGTCGGCAGTCATATTCAGCAGGCTGGTTCCAGCGTGAACGCAGAGGGCCTGCGTTTCGACTTCAACCACTATGAAGGAGTGAGCAAAGAGCAGCTGACAGCAGTAGAGCGAATCGTCAACGATAAAATCATGCACTTCCTGCCGGTAACAGTTGAGGAAATGTCCATGGAGGATGCTGCCAAGGCAGGAGCCACTGCGCTGTTTGGAGAAAAGTACGGCGACAGGGTACGGGTAGTATCTGTAGGTGACTTCAGCAAGGAGCTGTGCGGTGGTACCCATGTGGCGAACTCGGGTTTAATTGGCGCATTTAAGATATTAAGCGAATCCGGCGTAGCTGCTGGTATCCGGCGAATTGAAGCGACTACTGGTCTAAACATTGCCAAACGGCTGAACGAGACCGAGGCGGTCATCGAACAGGCGGCGGAAGTCTTAAAGACCAATCCGTCAGGTCTGCTCAGCAAGGTGTCCAGCTTGTCAGAAGAAGTAAAAGGCTTGAAAAAGGAACTAGAAGAAATAAAAAAGAGTGCCATCAGCTCTTCTCTGGATTCCATACTGGATGAAGCAAAAGTTATCGGCGAGGTTAAGTTGTTGACCAAAGCCTTTACGGATTACGATATTAACGACCTGCGCCAGATTTCAGACGACATCAAAAAGGCGAACAAAGGTTACATCCTGGTTTTCGCTGCGGAAAACGGCGGCAAGGCTACCTTTATGGTCTCTGTTACGGATGATTTGTTGGAAAAAGGCTATCATGCAGGAAATATGATTAAGCAGATTGCTGCCGCCGCCGGCGGTGGTGGTGGCGGCAAGGCCGACATGGCTCAGGCCGGTGCCAAGGACCCAAGCAAGATTGCGGATGCCTTCCAGGTAGCTGAAGCCTTAGTCAGCGGAAAGTAA
- a CDS encoding aldo/keto reductase has product MEKKVLGNTGLAVTPVGFGVLTMGKTQLDKPLYEGAALLRYALEQGLNFLDTAQYYETYPYIREALKGTNYEPIISSKCLDPSYSQMKAAVEEARSELNRDVIDIFLLHEVRSQEDWQNRSGAWSYLQEAREKGLVKAIGVSTHHVDVAWQAAQEQELNVLFPLINFRSLGIRKGNQPGTKEEMAAAIEKNAAEGKGVFTMKVFGGGNLTGHYLEALDYVRSLAGISSMMIGFGQNQEVDRILEYLDGSIDPHYRPDMTKKQIHIDKGDCESCGACIRRCPNQALSWSPEGQAAVDHQRCLTCGYCAPVCPVRAILLL; this is encoded by the coding sequence ATGGAAAAGAAAGTTTTGGGAAATACAGGATTAGCGGTTACTCCGGTGGGTTTTGGGGTGCTGACCATGGGAAAAACACAGTTGGACAAGCCCCTTTACGAAGGAGCGGCTCTGCTGCGGTATGCCTTGGAACAAGGATTGAATTTTTTAGATACGGCCCAGTATTATGAGACCTATCCTTATATTCGAGAGGCGCTGAAAGGAACTAATTATGAACCAATCATCTCGTCTAAATGTTTGGACCCCTCCTACAGCCAGATGAAGGCGGCAGTAGAGGAAGCCAGAAGCGAGTTAAACCGGGATGTGATTGATATTTTCTTGCTGCATGAAGTGCGTAGCCAAGAGGATTGGCAAAACCGAAGCGGCGCTTGGTCCTATTTGCAGGAAGCACGAGAAAAAGGCCTGGTAAAAGCTATCGGTGTGTCCACTCACCATGTAGATGTAGCTTGGCAGGCTGCTCAAGAGCAAGAACTGAATGTGCTCTTCCCCTTGATTAACTTTAGAAGTTTAGGCATTCGCAAGGGCAATCAACCCGGCACGAAGGAAGAGATGGCTGCTGCTATTGAAAAAAATGCAGCTGAGGGCAAAGGCGTTTTCACCATGAAAGTCTTTGGCGGCGGTAACTTAACCGGCCATTACCTGGAAGCGCTGGATTATGTTCGCAGTCTTGCTGGCATTTCCTCCATGATGATTGGCTTCGGTCAGAATCAGGAGGTAGATCGAATTCTGGAATACTTGGATGGCTCTATCGACCCACATTACCGACCGGACATGACTAAAAAACAAATTCACATCGACAAGGGGGATTGTGAAAGCTGCGGGGCCTGCATCCGTCGATGTCCCAATCAGGCGCTATCTTGGTCACCTGAGGGCCAAGCAGCGGTGGATCATCAGCGCTGCTTGACTTGCGGCTATTGTGCGCCAGTCTGCCCCGTACGAGCCATTCTCTTACTCTAA
- a CDS encoding SpoIIIAC/SpoIIIAD family protein, whose translation MDILKIALIALVGVICSQIVKGFKPELALYVVLATVIIIFSMALEKLMSVFSFLQNIYGSITYGKTFFPIIIKVLVVAYIADFTAQLCKDSGEGAIASKVELAGKIIIFYLSIPILIAILQLINGVLQ comes from the coding sequence ATGGATATCCTTAAAATCGCCCTTATTGCTCTGGTGGGCGTCATTTGCAGCCAAATCGTCAAGGGATTCAAGCCGGAGCTAGCCTTGTATGTAGTGCTGGCCACGGTAATTATTATCTTTTCCATGGCTTTGGAAAAGTTAATGTCCGTCTTTTCCTTCCTGCAAAACATCTACGGGAGCATCACCTATGGAAAAACCTTTTTTCCGATTATTATCAAAGTGCTGGTGGTGGCCTACATCGCTGATTTTACCGCCCAACTCTGCAAGGATTCCGGGGAGGGAGCTATTGCCAGCAAGGTAGAGCTGGCCGGAAAGATTATCATCTTCTATCTATCCATTCCCATCCTCATTGCCATCTTACAGCTGATTAACGGTGTATTGCAGTAG
- the spoIIIAC gene encoding stage III sporulation protein AC: protein MMDVDIIFKIAGIGIAIAVINQILAKAGREDYALMTTLAGIIVVLFFIIRMISEFFDTVKTLFEL from the coding sequence ATGATGGATGTTGACATTATATTTAAAATAGCAGGAATCGGCATTGCTATAGCCGTAATTAACCAGATTCTAGCAAAGGCAGGCCGGGAGGATTATGCCCTGATGACTACCTTGGCAGGAATCATTGTAGTGCTGTTCTTTATCATCCGTATGATCAGTGAGTTTTTCGATACAGTAAAAACCTTGTTTGAGCTGTAG
- a CDS encoding stage III sporulation protein AB, protein MIAIALNTLIFVICCGLGYVKSQEYQCRVANLQSILEGLKGLEDEIAYRKTPLPDALEMVSQERAEQAAKHLFAKVAVDLKGAASSLAESWLIHTKELKEDCAFTSDDIAAIGDLGKALGGTDVYGQTNVLQRAYRQIEGQLEQAQQENQTKGKMYKSLGIAIGLTLVIILI, encoded by the coding sequence TTGATTGCCATTGCTTTAAACACACTGATCTTTGTGATTTGCTGCGGCCTGGGCTACGTGAAATCCCAGGAATATCAATGCCGAGTTGCCAATTTACAGAGCATCCTGGAAGGCTTAAAAGGTCTGGAGGATGAAATTGCCTATCGCAAGACACCTCTGCCAGATGCCTTGGAAATGGTTTCTCAAGAAAGGGCGGAACAGGCCGCCAAGCACTTATTTGCTAAAGTGGCTGTTGACTTGAAAGGCGCAGCCAGCTCATTGGCAGAAAGCTGGCTGATCCATACCAAGGAGCTAAAAGAAGACTGTGCTTTTACATCAGATGATATCGCCGCTATCGGCGACCTTGGAAAAGCCTTGGGTGGGACAGATGTATATGGACAGACCAATGTCCTCCAGCGGGCCTACCGGCAGATTGAAGGACAGCTAGAGCAAGCTCAGCAAGAAAATCAGACCAAGGGAAAGATGTACAAAAGTTTAGGCATTGCCATCGGTCTCACCCTGGTCATTATATTGATATGA
- the spoIIIAA gene encoding stage III sporulation protein AA, with amino-acid sequence MDKNLQSILTKLPKELEEAMRALPDSLLNQAEEFRFKSGQPVSILSNDQEYALSYIVNQDMLTSLLNRILHYSFYAYETELANGYITMEGGHRVGVCGRTVLEKGAVRLIKDISSLNIRFSREVIGASDACLPHLFREDGSLHNTLIVSPPKCGKTTLLRDLIRNLSTRGYRVGVCDERSELAGSYKGNTYYDLGPRTDILDGCPKEQGIIMLIRSMSPHVIATDEIGKSADVYAVEAAMCAGVSLITTIHGNSYEDLLNSAIGGLVQKGIFSCMVFLSNQPKTGSIREIIYARENQELYHKKIT; translated from the coding sequence ATGGATAAAAATCTGCAAAGTATATTGACAAAGCTGCCGAAGGAGCTGGAAGAAGCGATGAGGGCTCTTCCCGACAGCCTTTTAAATCAGGCAGAAGAATTCCGCTTTAAAAGCGGACAGCCCGTTTCCATCCTGTCTAACGATCAGGAATATGCGCTATCCTACATCGTGAACCAAGACATGCTGACCAGCTTGTTGAACCGCATTCTGCACTATTCCTTCTATGCCTATGAGACGGAATTAGCTAACGGCTACATCACCATGGAAGGGGGACATCGGGTGGGAGTCTGTGGGCGGACGGTTTTAGAAAAAGGCGCAGTTCGTCTGATTAAAGATATTTCCTCTTTAAATATCCGCTTTAGCCGGGAGGTCATTGGTGCCTCCGATGCCTGTCTCCCTCATCTGTTCAGGGAAGACGGCAGTCTTCACAACACCTTAATTGTCTCTCCGCCTAAGTGCGGAAAAACGACTCTTTTACGGGATCTAATCCGAAATCTGAGCACCAGAGGCTACAGGGTAGGGGTCTGCGATGAGCGCTCTGAGTTGGCAGGCAGCTATAAGGGCAATACTTATTATGATTTGGGGCCACGTACAGATATATTAGATGGTTGCCCCAAGGAACAAGGCATTATTATGCTCATTCGCTCGATGTCTCCCCATGTTATTGCCACCGACGAAATCGGCAAAAGTGCTGACGTTTATGCGGTGGAAGCCGCCATGTGTGCTGGAGTCAGCCTGATTACCACCATACACGGCAATTCCTATGAAGACCTGTTGAACTCGGCCATTGGAGGATTGGTACAAAAAGGAATCTTTTCCTGTATGGTCTTTTTATCCAATCAGCCCAAGACGGGGTCCATCCGAGAAATCATTTATGCCCGGGAAAACCAGGAACTATACCATAAAAAGATTACGTAA
- a CDS encoding hemolysin family protein: MSSDPSMPAMAQIIFLAFLIFVNAFFAAAEMSIVSVNKNKIKLLAQDGNKKAAMVRDLLENPNVFLSTIQVAITLAGFLASASAAVGMSDGLTQWLIKLGIPYAYGNYISILVVTIILSYVTLVLGELYPKRIALQHAESIAMLVVRPIVALSKISKPFVWILSFSVNIVLKLTRQKTNTNDEEFSEDEVMSMLEVGQETGVLKENGKKMINSIFAFDDKLAYEVMTPRTDVFYIDINDPTEEYIDELMELRYSRIPVYEDDSDNIIGILHIKDYLIKAREAGFENVDIRPILRKPYFVPETKNIDSLFFDLQSSKQHIAILIDEYGGFSGIVTMEDIIEEVMGNIDDEYDEEELPIEKIDDNTYIVDGFISLNDLDEQLNLNLQSENSETLGGLLIDLLGEIPDEDEQEERVIEYENCVFKIESVKERRIEKVKLYIVPKALPEETSEREEL, encoded by the coding sequence ATGTCTTCGGACCCCAGTATGCCAGCAATGGCACAAATTATATTTTTAGCATTTTTAATCTTTGTAAATGCGTTTTTTGCAGCGGCAGAAATGTCTATCGTATCGGTAAACAAGAACAAGATTAAGCTTCTTGCCCAGGATGGAAATAAAAAAGCGGCCATGGTGCGGGATTTGTTGGAAAACCCTAATGTGTTTTTATCCACGATACAAGTGGCCATTACCTTGGCCGGTTTTCTAGCCAGTGCTTCGGCAGCAGTAGGCATGTCGGATGGCCTGACTCAGTGGCTGATTAAGCTAGGCATCCCTTATGCCTATGGAAACTATATCTCCATTTTAGTAGTTACCATTATCTTGTCCTATGTCACTCTTGTTTTAGGAGAACTGTATCCGAAACGAATTGCCCTGCAACATGCAGAAAGCATAGCTATGCTGGTGGTACGCCCCATTGTGGCTCTGTCTAAAATCAGCAAACCTTTTGTATGGATTTTATCCTTTTCTGTGAATATCGTCTTGAAGTTGACCAGACAGAAGACCAACACCAACGACGAAGAATTTTCTGAAGATGAAGTCATGTCCATGTTGGAAGTAGGCCAAGAGACCGGCGTTCTCAAAGAAAACGGCAAGAAAATGATTAACAGCATCTTTGCCTTTGACGATAAGCTGGCCTATGAGGTGATGACACCGCGAACCGATGTGTTTTATATTGACATTAACGATCCTACCGAAGAATATATCGATGAGCTCATGGAGCTTCGATATTCCAGGATTCCGGTATACGAGGATGACAGCGATAACATCATTGGCATACTGCATATCAAAGATTACCTGATAAAAGCTAGAGAAGCCGGGTTTGAAAATGTAGATATTCGTCCAATTCTGCGAAAGCCTTATTTCGTTCCGGAAACCAAGAATATCGATTCCTTGTTTTTCGACCTCCAAAGTTCGAAACAGCATATTGCCATCCTGATTGACGAATATGGCGGTTTTTCCGGCATTGTCACCATGGAAGACATCATTGAAGAAGTCATGGGCAATATTGATGACGAATACGATGAAGAAGAACTGCCCATTGAAAAGATTGACGATAATACGTATATTGTCGATGGGTTTATCAGCTTAAATGATTTAGATGAACAGCTGAACTTGAATCTCCAATCCGAGAACAGTGAGACCTTGGGTGGTCTGCTGATCGATCTTCTGGGCGAAATTCCGGATGAAGACGAGCAGGAGGAGCGGGTCATTGAATATGAAAACTGTGTTTTTAAAATCGAATCCGTCAAGGAACGGCGAATCGAGAAAGTAAAACTCTATATCGTACCCAAAGCCCTGCCAGAAGAGACCTCAGAACGAGAAGAACTATAA
- a CDS encoding peptidase U32 family protein yields the protein MKKIELLAPAGDLEKLKIAIDYGADAVYFGGEMFSLRAGAGNLTLEEIREGVEYAHARGKKAYLTVNIYAHNEDIKPFEEYLNKIKDLDIDAFLVSDPGILLLLKEAIPQAELHLSTQANMTNFKAAEFWHHQGVKRIVLARELTFQEIHQLQRKLPEGMEMEAFVQGAMCISYSGRCLLSNYMIERDANRGQCAHPCRWKYSLVEEQRPNEYYPVEEDQRGTYILNSRDLCMIEYIPELIEAGLASAKIEGRMKSVFYVATIVSAYRKAIDAYYENPENYEFQEEWLQELKKVSHREFTTGFYFDKATNKDQDYQTSAYTREYSFTGLVKDYDAATGLALVEQRNKMSVGEEIEIFGPYTDFFTQTLEVLLDEDGQPLESAPHPQQLLQIKVNQPVTAGFMLRKKR from the coding sequence ATGAAGAAAATAGAACTTTTGGCTCCGGCCGGAGATTTGGAAAAATTAAAAATTGCCATCGATTACGGTGCAGATGCCGTGTATTTCGGTGGAGAAATGTTCAGCCTGCGGGCAGGGGCAGGAAATCTCACCCTGGAGGAAATCCGAGAAGGGGTAGAATACGCTCATGCCAGAGGAAAAAAAGCTTATCTGACGGTAAATATATATGCTCACAATGAAGATATCAAACCTTTTGAGGAATACCTGAACAAAATTAAGGATTTGGATATCGATGCTTTTTTGGTTTCCGATCCGGGCATTTTGCTCTTGCTGAAGGAGGCTATTCCTCAGGCAGAGCTTCATCTGAGCACACAGGCCAATATGACGAACTTCAAAGCTGCCGAGTTTTGGCACCACCAGGGGGTTAAACGCATTGTTTTAGCTCGAGAACTAACTTTCCAGGAGATTCATCAGCTTCAGCGCAAGCTGCCGGAGGGAATGGAGATGGAAGCTTTTGTTCAAGGCGCTATGTGCATCTCTTATTCCGGTCGGTGTCTGCTGAGCAACTATATGATTGAGCGAGATGCCAATCGGGGGCAGTGTGCTCATCCTTGCCGGTGGAAATACAGTCTGGTAGAGGAGCAGCGGCCAAATGAGTATTATCCGGTAGAGGAAGACCAGCGGGGCACCTATATTCTAAATTCCAGAGATCTGTGTATGATTGAATACATCCCGGAATTGATTGAAGCGGGTCTTGCCTCCGCCAAAATAGAGGGGCGCATGAAGAGTGTCTTTTATGTAGCCACCATCGTCAGTGCCTACCGTAAAGCAATCGACGCGTACTATGAGAATCCTGAAAACTATGAATTTCAAGAGGAATGGCTGCAGGAATTGAAAAAAGTCAGTCACCGAGAGTTCACCACTGGGTTTTATTTTGATAAAGCCACCAATAAGGATCAGGACTATCAAACCAGCGCCTATACTAGGGAGTATTCTTTTACCGGCTTGGTCAAGGACTATGATGCCGCTACCGGATTAGCTCTGGTAGAACAGCGGAATAAGATGAGCGTAGGGGAGGAAATTGAGATTTTTGGCCCTTATACGGACTTTTTCACTCAGACCTTAGAGGTTCTGCTGGATGAAGACGGTCAGCCACTGGAATCAGCGCCTCATCCGCAACAACTTTTACAGATAAAGGTAAATCAGCCTGTTACTGCTGGATTTATGTTGCGCAAGAAGCGATAA
- a CDS encoding O-methyltransferase — translation MNIINEQVTAYLDGFYQPPTAELGKLRLEAEAARVPIILKDTEGLLLNLIRMKRPQRILEVGTAVGYSACCFAAAWEGTQIVTIEYNEETAKVAQQNIEKLGYSQRIQVYQGDGSQVMERLSKENDSPFDLIFIDAAKSHYQRFWESALPLAKKDALILCDNVLMKAMTVSNQYDVQGKHKTNIRKMREFVQYIHQLDYCHTAMLPIGDGLSISLLQL, via the coding sequence ATGAACATTATTAACGAGCAGGTAACCGCATATTTGGATGGCTTTTATCAGCCGCCTACGGCTGAGCTGGGGAAACTGCGGCTGGAAGCAGAGGCAGCTCGGGTGCCGATTATTCTGAAAGATACAGAAGGGTTGCTTTTAAATCTCATTCGCATGAAACGCCCCCAGCGAATTCTGGAGGTGGGCACGGCGGTGGGCTATTCGGCCTGTTGCTTTGCTGCTGCTTGGGAAGGGACTCAAATTGTCACCATTGAATATAATGAAGAAACGGCTAAAGTAGCTCAGCAAAACATTGAAAAGCTAGGCTACAGTCAGCGGATACAGGTATATCAGGGAGATGGTTCCCAGGTTATGGAACGGCTTTCAAAGGAAAACGATTCACCTTTTGACCTAATCTTTATTGATGCAGCCAAAAGTCATTACCAGCGTTTTTGGGAGTCTGCACTTCCCCTGGCAAAAAAAGATGCACTGATCTTATGTGACAACGTATTGATGAAAGCTATGACTGTATCCAATCAATACGACGTTCAGGGAAAGCACAAGACTAATATTCGCAAAATGCGGGAATTCGTTCAATATATTCACCAACTGGACTACTGTCATACGGCTATGCTGCCGATAGGGGATGGGCTGTCTATAAGCCTACTTCAACTGTAA